The Polypterus senegalus isolate Bchr_013 chromosome 1, ASM1683550v1, whole genome shotgun sequence genomic sequence GCGAGTTTCTTGGTTACCCTTTAAATTGCCAGATATTTCAATTCTCGGTCATTTCTGAGCTTCATTCTAAATCATAATAATGCTTTAAATTTAATTACATGGAAgtaatgacaaaatatatacagtattcattgtTTAATGTGTAATTATCCAAAAATGACTCCACGTTCATTGTCCAAATATACTAAGGTGTGATACTGTTCAGATGTATTTGTGGGTCAGATCTTCTTGTGCTCTGAAAGCTGCACTGCTCCATTAGTCAGTCATTCACTTTGGTTAAGAGCAATTTTAGCTCATCACCATCCTCACCCTCTGAACTCGGTTAACTTGTTCACattaatgtaatacattttgtAGACCGTTTGTCTGAGTTCTTACTGCAACATTACAGTGGAATTTGGACTTTGCCTGGATGTGTATAAAATGCAGATTTCTTTTCTGTAGCCATTACTTGtaaatctgttttgttgtttaggACTGTTAGCTAGCAAGTTGGACAGATTTTGTCCCAATTCATGATCCAAACAGATAACCTCCCAATTCCTATATAATCACCTGATATAATCATAGATCTGTTAGTAATCAAACCCAATTAGGCCCATACCAACTCAAACCCACCGTTGTCTTTCTCACATTTCTCACTTGGGCTCGATTATCCAGAAATATTGCTTGTAGAAATCTGGTTGTTCATGTTTGTGCACATTGGTACGTTTAAGGTAGAAGTGGACTTTTTGAAGTTCACTCGTTTACACTTTAGACTTCACCAATGTGAACACTAGGGGGTGCCAGAGAGCATCAACCTCCAGACGCAAAAGCCAAAAGGTTATCCGTGACTCAGAGAAGCAGACACCTTCTTTCCTTCTGACTAGTCTTCCCTTCTGGGAAAAGGTACTAACAACCAACCTGGACGGGAAACCAGTCCATCTCTGTCCTTCCGATAAGGCTTCCCTTCGTTTAAGGAACCACTTTCATCCTGATCAGGATCCCAGTCCATCCACTATGGCAGTCACACCAGGAACATCATAAGTGTTCACAATTTTACTGTTAGTCGGCATATGAACACTTTCATCTGTCGCACCTTTTAGGTCCCTCTTTCCTGGTAAATTTCCAGTTAGCTGCCAATTATATTTTCACTGTATTATCAGTCTTGAGTGAAGTGATTGTTGTCTAAGAACCTTCGTCATTTGATTGGCTTGGTGAATAAAAAGTCACTGCCTTCTAGATCTTTCTTCCTTAAAAGTGAGTAGAACTGAACAGTGTCAAATCATTGGACTTGGGTAGTTTATTAATAGCTCAGTCAAAGTAAGTGCATTAAGAAAATTAGACATTAATGTAACTTTTCATTGAGTATGTTTTTATTGATCATCATTTTGATGTTATGGCATATTGGACCTGTTGGATACCttaaataatgactttatttCTGAAAAGCTATCATGATAACTGCCTCAGAGGTTCAATATTTATTATTACaccttgaaagtttttttttttctgccattcatttatagcagcggttctcaaactgtggggcactAAAGCTGTACAAGGGGGATGTTGAATAAATgcacaagacatcaaaattaattttttacatttttatttcaaatttaaatttgcaagcatataatcaaaACGactgcattataactaaaattaaaataaaacatttctaaggcattgATCTAATGACtcatatgtgcctgctttaaagtacacagcctgtccaggtttggtttgatattcgagatatcgagacactctgaggtccttttctatttgaagtttgtttttatctgttgtgtggcgccactgctgctgcttttatagtcatgtattttcaatccagaaagttcgagacgtatcagaatctgtcgcgaacattcgggtaacagtagatcagatGATAAtgtggcgcgactgcaccacattggctgcgtagccaatattgccaaattgagttcaataatttactgcgtattgggttattctcatgatacaactaacagcggtatacgtaatatttgtcggacgaaaatacgtttatctcgtgcagattgacttcatcggtgtcctcgtttacgagatttttaaaaattaaaacatatttaatagcttctttacataaaaaaaaataaataagaataaatcatttattctttgtttttgggattagaattactaccaaaaactaCACAAGGAAtcttaacagttattaaagcactttaaaaaaaataaattgcaaatatttcatcaaagttagccgaacacatgcaaatcttattgaagtaaaaatgataggataccgtgacaccgcacgagtatcatacctttgttagttgtttcatgggttattctcatctatcttatattatgcagggggcgcagaattattccaggtagaaaaaggggggggggcaaaatacgaaagtttgaccACTGATGTCCTGTGTCACCATCCAGATTTTCTTGTAACATTAACTGTTGGACTGATATTCTAACATTTTTTATGTAGAATATTCTGGAAAAAAAGCAGATCACCTACAGCTTGCAGGACTCTGGACCTAGCATACCCCAGTACAAAATACAAGAACTGTATGAAGATCATTAAAGAGGCCTGTAGCACATCACATAGCTGACCTAAACTTCTTATTCTGGTTGTTAAACCAAAGCAAGACTTCTGTCATAAAGTGTTATATATGCAGTCTTTACCTCAAAATATAAGCAGTGACTTTATTCATGTTAGATATGGACATATTGTCAATGGTTTGCTTAGAGAGGCAGCCAGACAATCGAAATGAAAATGACTATTAATACACAACTCATACACGTCATGCTCATACTCTGCCAGATCAGCCTTATGTTTCGAATAAAACAATGCTATTCATGCGTTATGGAATGGAAATGCTGTAGTTCTGTGGTATAGAAGGACACTGGCTTCTGTTTAAAGTCTACCTGTGTATTTACATGGACTCCAGTTTTCCCTCTCAGAACATAAAGATGCGTGTATCATGTTAATATTACCCACTATCAGGGCCAAGAGTGTGAGTAAGTGTGTCATGCGATAGACTGCTGCCCCATCCATTTTGAAGACTAAAAATAAATGAGAACTAAGAGAGGTTTCCTCATATCATCATTGTCCATATGATTCAAGAtcgttatcttatatataaacattgaCGTGtcgaagtgtgtgtgtctgtctgtccggccagaAAGTGCGAGGGAACAGCATGAAGCTCAACGAAATCGACTCTGAGAACTACTGAGAAAAAAGAAactcgctaatacacaagcgagacgaGCACATTGGAAAAAAACGGAACCTCCGAGGACAGAGAAACTcatttagccactgatagacaacggaggcgagtacgtcggcaaaatgaaaccaccaaGGAAAGAGAGCCTCACTTAGCTGTTAATGCACAActaatgcgattgattgattgaaatgccAGAATCTGTGGTTTCTatgagcccgggctttttacagcatgggcttacatagCTAATCTAATATAAATGTGACACCACAGACACATTTCTCACTTGGTGCTAGAATGTTCTGTCTAATTGAACAATTGATTTATACATTGAATTGTGTCTCTTCTAGGTGTGTTAAAGATGACAGTGTAAAAATCTTTCCCACCAATCAGACTCAATTTAACTTTGGACTGGAAGCCTACAGTTTTATTGGAGGATACCAACAGGTAAGCGATGAGCACACATTCACTCATCCTTCCAAATATAATCATTTTATCGGCTTGTTGATTCTATCAAATGTTTACATGGTTGTTCTGCTTTTAGGTGTTCATCACCTGCAGTGTCATTCTCTGTGAAGCTGACAGTCCAGACACCCGATGCTCTCAGGGCTGCATTGAGAGCTCAAATATCCCAAATATCCCAAGCAGGAAGAGGAGGTCATTGTCTTTGGAGAGCCAGAAACACTTCATTTCCCAAGGACCCCTCTACCTTGCTGGGAAGACTCAATACAATAACAGTAAGGCTGAATCTGTTGTGTAGGTCTAAGTTAGTGAAGAATGCTTTCAGTGAATACCTTTTTACTTTGTCACAGACTGACTTACTTTTGTCATTttggcaaccattaagaagaacaGTTCTTAATAATGGTAGCTATTATTGTATATGTTTCACCCAGCCACAGGGGTTGCACAAACTATTGCATTTCTTATTGccagttttaagctgaataaataGGGAGGGTGTTGTCAGGAAGGGCAATCTTTTGTAAAAATCAGCTAGAAAAATATGTGGTCAACAATAcgaatttccataccggatcggtcgaggccTGGTTATACAATgcccgccaccagtactgttagcatATGACAcagtgcctagagaggagttttGGCTACTGCTGGCAGAAGGAGAAGGTGGGGGGGAGGCATGTCCAGGGTTGAGATGGGGGGCAGTTAaaagaaggtaaagagagtgaaagTGAGGGTAGGAATTTTGAATGATGGCTGTATGACTGGTtagggaagagagttagctgatgtgatggagtGAAAGAAAGCTGATATGTTGTGCTTGCAAGAGATCAAACAGAAGGAAAGTAAGGCCATGTGGTttggaggtgggttcaaattgttctgtcatagtgtagatgggaggagaaatggggtaggagttattctgaaggaacagtatgtcatgctgttttggaggtgaaaagagtgtcagacagagtaatgattatgaagctggaaattggaggtgtgatgatgaatgttgttagtgcatatgctccgcaagttgggtgtgtaacgggagagaaagaagatttcagaagtgagttggatgaagtgatggacactgtacccaaggaacagaaagtggtgattggagtggatttcattgGACATGGTGGAGAAGGGAACAGAgcagacgaggaggtgatgggtaggtaaggtgtcaaggagagaaatgaagaaggtcagatgacagtggattttggaaaaatgatggacatggctgtggtgaatacgttttttgaagaagagggaggaacatagtgtTACAAGACTGGAGGAAGattcacacaggtagattacatcctgtgTGGGAGGTTCAGTCTGAAcaagattggagactgcaaagtggtggcaggttACAATGTAGTTAGACAGCAGAGGATGGTGGtttgtaggatgatgttggagatcaagaagaggaagagagtgagggcagagccaaagatcaaatggtggaagttgaaaatggaagactgcaaagttgagttcaggaaggaggtgagacaggccctgggtggcagtgaagagttactagacaggtaggcaactacagcagaagcagtaagggtgacaacaagaagggtgcttggcatgacatctggacataggaaggaggaaaaggaaacctggtggtggaatggggaaatacaggagaatatacagaggaagaggatggcaaagaagaagtgggatagtcagatgAAAGGAGTACAAGGAcataaggcataaggtgaagagagaggtggtgaaggctaaagaaaaggcatatgatgagttgtatgagaggttggacactaaggagggagaaaaggaccggtgggctagacagctgggaaagatgtgcagcaggttagggtgaacaaggataaagatggaaatgtactcacaagtgaagagagtgtgttgagcagatggaaagagtactttgagagagtgatgaatgaagagaacgagcgagagagaaggttggatgatgtgaagataatgaatcaggaagtgcgaTGGATTAACAAAGAGGAAGTAtgaagctatgaagaggatgaagattggaaaggccgttggtccagatgacatatctgtagaagcatggaggtgttttggagagatggcagtggagtttttaaccaggttGTTTAAATgcaatcttgaaaagtgagaggatgcctttggagtggagaagaagtgtactggtaccgatttttaagaataagggggatgtgcagagctgtaataactacagggggataaaatggATGAGCCAGaccatgaagttatgagaaagagtagttaAAGCTCAGTTAAGGGGGgatgtgatgattagtgagcagcagtatggtttgaTGCCaacaaagagcaccacagatgtaatgtttgctctgaagatgttAATGGAGAtttatagagaaggccagaaggagttgtattgcgtctttgtggacctggagaaagcatatgacaggggtgccaacagggattggctctgagccctttcttatttgcaatggtgatggacaggttgacaggcaaGCTTaggcaggagtccctgtggactgtgatgtttgctgatgacattgtgatcagtaGCAATAGTAgaaagcaggttgaggagaccccgtagaggtggatatatgctctagagaggaaaggaatgaaggtcagtaggaccaccaagacagaatacatgtgtgtacgtgagagggaggtcagtggaagagaggtgaaaaagagagtgcaggcagggtggaatgggtgaagaagagtgtcaggagtaatttgtgatagacggatatcagcaagagtgaaagggaaggtctacaggatggtagtgacaccagctatgttatatgggtaagagacagtggcactgaccagaaagcaggagacagagctggagttggcagaggtaaagatgataagatttgaactaggtgtgacgaggatggataggattagaaatgaggacattagagggtcagctcaggtttgaTGGTTGGGAGTCAAAGTCAGTGAGgcaagattacgttggtttggacatgtgcagaggagagatgctaagtatattgggagaaggagaCTAAGGGAAAGCTGgcagggaagaggaaaacaggaaggtctaagagaaggtttacgggTGTTGTGTGagggggacatgcaggtgatgggtgtaaacagagcaagatgatgaggagaggaagatatggaaacagatgatccactatggtgacccctaatgggagcagacgaaagaagaTTATTGTATATGTGTCTGTGAACTTTTTTATACAGTTTCACTTCAAAACTAACTCGATTATAATAAATAGTATTTATTGTTGTCATATGAGACAACCAAGGGTAAATAAGGGAAGGCAGACAATGAAATTGAATAATGTTTTATATACCATTATAAGTCAAACTGTGCAATAAATCAGTGTCAAACAATGGCACCTGGTTGTCATTAccttttataaatatcaaaacaatTGTATATTTGTGAACATTAAGGACCCAAAAATagtatatttcttaaaaaaataaaacaattacagttCTGAATGCATGGAGTGAGCACAATTTAAGGTaaacaaggaaaaataaacactGTATGCTGCCTTTCTAGGCTTAAATAAAGAGCCAATGTCCTCTTTACACGTTGGGTTGACTGCCCACTTTCATAGCTGTATATTTCCTTAAGTCCTTACATTATTACCTAAATCACTCAGTCTCTGTCCTCCTTACACCAATTGACCACAAGTCACGATTGATGTTGTGGCTCTGAACTCAACTGTCCACTGAGGTGGTTGCCTTACGCCCAAAGTTTGGTTTATTCTGGTGAAATCCCCTGGGACTGCCTTTATGGGTTAGCAATGTGCCCTGGAAGCCCTGAGCTCATCCTTGTGGAGCTCCATCTGGTGAACTCTGTTTATTATGTAATGTTCACCATCTGATTCCCTTTAAATGGGCAGAGAGCCTGTCCTCTCCTGTGTATGGCGGCTGTACATATAGCATAGACCAGTGATTCGTAACCTTTTTTGAATCTTTAAGAATCttatgaaagctatggaccccccttccccagaaatattcacataaatacAACTTTTCATGTAATGAATATAaggtactttatttatcgagaattaattgtctcatacatatatgacatacacaaaatattattaaattttattgtaaacaCTCAATTATATGCAAAAGTAATAGCCACTCATTAtagttatgaaatacaatccttttgagcaaattaaaacagatctactactacaatgttttctactaccattactactactaccactactacatCTATTCTAAGTCAACAGTACCAGTCTGTACAGTGAATATAAatcttaatttttatctgacactcacggaccccctgaaacccatccatagACACCCCTAGGGTTCCAATGAcatcaggttaagaacccctggcCTAGATGCTTCTCTAGTTAACATTACGCAGCTTGGGGGACAGTCTAATACGTTACCTTTTGTTCACCCCTTTCATTTTCCTAAATTTATTCCCCTCAAGTTATTACTCTTTAGCAGCTGCCTCTTTTGAAAAAGGCAAACACTGCCCCCGTAGTGGTGTTTGCCCTGGCATGCGCATGAACACTAAAACaccaatctttaatttaatattgttctttatcagtatgcagctgtgaatttacccttgggattaataaagtatctatctatctatctatctagcaatcATGCAGTCCTCTTTTATGTCAGCCCCACTGTTCAGCAGTTCCAGTCCTGATTGGACCCCCCTctacaatgtttttttctgaattgtcTTGGGATGTTGGTGACTATGGACattaactatataaaataataagtcTATGTTTGTAttcagtacattttattaattaacatcatttttctttcctatttttCTTTACAGATTTAGGCCAGAATCTGAGTCTGAACACTTTGGTGCTAGCAGTGGCATTCATTGTAGCAGTGGCCATTTTCGCTGGTGCCCTGGTTTACAAGGCAAAAATGTCAAAGGTGGTCAGATATGAAAGCCTTCCTTCATCAGGTTTTTGAATATCTTGACAATGGCGTCTCACTGGAGTTGATTTCTGAGGTGAAATGAGAGTGAAAAAGGTGCCCTCAGCTTCAATTTAAATGGATGTGGTGATAATTGCATTAAAATCAGGTTCAGGTTTAAAGACacactttaaaattaacattaaattttctttttctttttaatcagtcTGAAAGAAATCAAACACAGACAGTAAATACGCATAGTACttatttcttcatatttaattTCAGCTCAACTTCAGGGTTTTTCGAAATGCCAAAGTTCTACTTTAACTACCATGTCTATAGATTGGGTGAGGTGCTGCACTGGTGCTTCCTGGAGCCATCATCTTAGGTTCAAATCCCTCAAGTGAAGTTCTCTTTGAGtttccctcccacatcccaaagatgtgcattggGGGTCAATGTAGCCATCAACATGGGCACCTCATGTGAATTTGAGTGGAtccagcaatggactggcaccctgttccaCTCTAGTGCCTGGTGCTTTGCTCCACTGTGCCCTTAAATTGGATTACATGTGTCTAATAATGTTATGTTTGCTGTGTTAGATTAGACACACTGAAGATGTGTAAAGAACTTTGGTCCCAATGTGTCAAGAGGGTATCAGCAACAGAAGTAAAGCTGGCTATTAAAGTCTTCTTCATTGATTTTGATTCCATATGTTTGAATGATGTTGTCTTCTAAGTGTCCTTCTCCTGTCTTCTAACTCAGACGTTGGCATTTACTGTTATGTCCTTGGTATAATCTcaagagattttttaaaatattagtgtACTGTCTAAACATCTgattaaaaattctgaaatatcaaaatgtctaCTGGGTGTTATTTGTACAATAAAACATTCAAGCTAACTGAGAAACGGACCAGAACAACTGCAATAAATGAAGAGGGGTGTTTATTTGGGATTCTCTTTAAAATATGATACAAAGCCATCCTTATGATCATTTTTTCACACTCCAACTTAAGCACCTCAGCACCTTAGACACCTGTTAGAGTTGTGATGGGTGGGAGGTTGAAGGAGACCACCAGTAGTCTTTATCTCTAACCCAGCCAAGGGGGATTTCAAGCAAAGGAGCCAAAACGTTTGAGCAGTCCCACTACCATCTCCCATTTGCCTTGAATAAAGCCCACCTCTCCATCCACTTCATGTGTGAGGGATGAACCAGCATCTCAGCTTGTGTGAAGCCCACCCCCTTACCAGGCCAGAAGGCCTTGATAATGGAAGGTCACAGAGAAAATAACAATTCTTCCTTTTCATGCCAGAACCTGGATGTGGAAGGACATTACTGCGGGGCTGGCGTTGTGCCTGCTATGGGCAAAGCATCCCCTTTTATACTGGCAGCAGCAttatggattcctgcagggcagcatgggagttttGGCCCCATGGATCTGCCTTACCTCAATGGAGGTACTTTGTTTAACAGGAATACCTGAATACGGACTGTCTGTGTGTAGTTTTAGGGTTCAGTGACACGCCCTACAGGCCATACATAATATTACTTTTTCCactatacagtgccctccataatgtttggcaaATAGACACAATTATTCCTAGATTGATcccactgctccacagtttaaaattatagcTCAGACAATTCAGACATCGTCATTGAAGTGCAAGATGAGTGACTTTAATttcaggggatttgcagacatttcggtcACGCCATGTAGAAATGCCTTTTTTATCTCATGGCCCCCACATTTCAGAGCAGCAATAATGTTTGTGACAATTGGCGTCACGGGTGTTTGTGATTTATCAGGTGGGCATCATGGCTTCATCACATACCTCGGCCTGCTTCTCGCCTTTATAGACTAAAGTTCCTATTGTTCAACTTGAGAACAAGGGCTGTGCCaaggaaagtcaaagaagccattatgagactgaaaaacaagaataaaaatattgGAGATATCGGTGAAACCGTAGGATGGCCTAAATCaattgtctggaatatcattaagaagaaagaacgcactgGTGGGCTCACTaatcgcaaagggactggtaggccaaggaggacctccactgctgatgacagaagaattttcactgtggtaaagaaaaagcccccaatgcCTGTCTAACAGActagaaacagtcttcagggggatGATGTGGATgagtcagagacgactatcagcagaagacttcatgaaaagaAATACTGAGTCCAGACTgcaagatacaatacaatacaatacagtttatttttgtatagcccaaaatcacacaggaagtgccgcaatgggctttaacaggccctgccttttgacagccccccagttttgactctctgagaagacaaggaaaaactcccaataaaaaccttgtagggaaaaatggaagaaacctcgggaaaggcagttcaaagagagacccctttccaggtaggttgggcatgcagtgggtgtcaaaagtagggggtcaatacaatacaatacacagaacagaacaattccttaagacagcataataataaaaattttagaagtacggtttaacagtagatgatatgacataattaggtttggatatttttagagtcctggagacctcatccatctagctgcctccccatttggccatgccacggctgaaacgttgctccgatgaaaggacccctctttcccatgattcctgtgatcctccatcagggatgactttaccttaggcaggcaagcaacttggcaggtgggccgtggcaccaattgccacatttgggtacagagaaaagaaacagaataggtgagggttagtattaaaatataattatcatgttacttatgttttagtgctaatgactaacaacagagatgcagtctgtacagttaatcagcagctctagtcaggatatgctaaactgaagtagtgagtcttcagctgggatttaaaggctgagaccgagggggcatctcttatggaagcaggaagaccattccacagtttaggggcactgtaaataaaagcacgacctcccactgttattttattaatccttggaatcctaagcagaccggcatcttgagatcttaatgtgcgctcaggtttgtaagtcatgataagttcagacaagtaagccggaccttggccatttaatgctttgtatgttaaaaggaggattttgaaatcagccctaaacttaactgggagccagtgtaaggatttaagaactggagttatgcgttcatattttcttgttcttgtaataattcttgcagccgcattttggtttaactggaggctgaatagagaacagtttgaacagccagtgaacaccgcattgcagtagtcaatcctactagagataaatgcatgaattaatttctcataatcctgtttatttagaaagcgccttcatttcctaacatttttaagatggaaaaaacatgttttggacgactttttaatatgcactttaaatgacatgctagaatcaaagataactcctagattgcgggctgattcactaaaattaattgggattccaacttagttaaatgacgacaaaatattgctgtgatcagcgtcattccctccaacaattaaca encodes the following:
- the LOC120514731 gene encoding CUB and zona pellucida-like domain-containing protein 1; protein product: MFSEAGFGTFTFVFEFYNSGDFTNIIDPSEYPVKVELGQMLYMGISVKSSLNNIKLFVNTCRSTPHDDPNDSIYYDIISNGCVKDDSVKIFPTNQTQFNFGLEAYSFIGGYQQVFITCSVILCEADSPDTRCSQGCIESSNIPNIPSRKRRSLSLESQKHFISQGPLYLAGKTQYNNNLGQNLSLNTLVLAVAFIVAVAIFAGALVYKAKMSKVVRYESLPSSGF